The window CAACTAAATGCATCCTACCGAATTTTCGCACATCATCATAACGTAAGGCAGTTCCATCAGTAAAAATAAATTCTACATGTTCATGCTTTCCCTTAGGTGTATCAGGACTAACTAAATGATATTTTCCTTCCATGCGCAAATGCGAAACCATTGTTAAGTCATCATTGAATCTAAAGAGTAAATACTTGCCATAACGATCAATTTTTAAGATCCTTTTATTTGTCAATTTTTTAACAAATTCAGCTGGATCATTAACTATAATTTTAGGATACCAAATATTAATCTTGGCAATTGTCTTTCCCTTTACTAGAGGAGTTAAAGTGCGTCTAACCGTCTCAACTTCTGGCATCTCTGGCATTAAATCACCTACTTTTTACTTAGCATCATACCAATTATGGCCCCAGTTAGAGTCAGCAATTAGTGGAACATCTAGTTTTACAGCTGACTGCATAACTTCTGGCACAATCTTTTTAATTGTATCTAATTCATCCTTTGGTACATCAAAAATAAGTTCATCGTGTACTTGTAGAACCATTTTAGTCTTTAAATGTAATTCATCAAGTTTCTTTTGCATATTAATCATAGCAATCTTAATAATATCAGCAGCTGAACCTTGAATAGGAGAATTAATTGCAGTTCTTTCCGCAAAGCTTCTAACATTAAAGTTCTTTGAATGAATATCTGGCAAGTAGCGTCTTCTATGCATAATAGTTTCTGCATAGCCGTTTTCTCGAGCTTTCTTAATTGCCTTATCCATATAATCTTTAATTTGCGGATATTGCTCAAAGTAATTATCAATAAATGTCTTTGCTTGCTTACGACTAATGCCTAAGTTCTTAGACAAACCATAATCAGAAATACCGTAAACTATTCCGAAGTTGACTGCCTTAGCATGCCGACGCATTAATGGCGTTACTTCATCAGGTGAATCCAAATGGAAAATCTTCATTGCAGTGTGAGCGTGAATATCATAACCAGACTTAAATGCTTCCTGCATATGTTCATCCCCAGAAACGTGTGCCAAAACTCTTAATTCAACTTGTGAGTAGTCACAAGAAAAGATATAGCCGTCTTTAGTTGAAGGCACGAAAGCTTTTCTAATCTGTTTTCCCTCATCAGTTCTAGTTGGAATATTTTGTAAATTAGGATCAACCGATGAAAGACGCCCCGTTGCAGTTAATGTTTGTAAATAACGGGTATGGATTCTGCTATCAGGCTGAATACACTCAAGTAATCCTTTAACATAAGTATTTTGAATTTTAGCAATTTGACGATAATCCAAAATTTCTGAAACAATCGGGCTCTTCATCTTCAATTGCTCTAATACTTCAACAGAAGTTGAATAGCCAGTTTTGGTCTTTTTAATTGGCGGTAAGTTTAATTTTTCGAAAAGAATATGTCCTAACTGTTTTGGTGAATTTAAATTAAATTCTTCGCCGGCTTGTTGATAAATCTTATGTTCTAATTCTTGTAATTTAACTGCAAAATCATTGCCTAATTGATTTAAAACCGATGCTTCAACCTTAATCCCAGTAATTTCCATTTTAGCTAAGACAAAAGCAACTGGAATTTCAATTGTTTCATACAAGTCATCTTGCTCGTGATCTTTTAATTTCTCTAAAAGTGGCTGCTTTAACTTCTCAATTACAGCAACTTTAGCTGCTAAATGTTCAAAGAACTCATCATCTTCAGGTACAGCTTGCTTTTTACCTTTACCATAAACTTCCAAGTCAGTTTTTACTGAATAATCATCATACAAATGCGCTACTTCGCCAAGATCATTCGAATTATTTTCATTATTAACTAAATAAGAAGCCAGGAGCATGTCATAATCTAGACCTTCTGCATCAATATCTAGTCGATGTAAACCTACATAGGTTCTTTTAATGTCGAAAACATTTTTCTTAATCTTCTTATCTTCTAGCATTTGACGAAGTGGAGCTTCTTGCAGTAAGACTACATCTTTAGAAACATAGATTTTATCACTAACCTTTAGTGAAAATCCTTCAAGCGGAGCTAGATGGTAGTTATCACCCAACATTGCCAGATAAAATGTCACTTCTTTTTCATTAATTTTATCTAAGTCAGCGATATTTTCTCTTGTTAATTCTAGATACTCGTACTTCTCACTTTCTTGCTTACCGGCACTCACTCCACTTGCACCTAACTCAGCTAAGAATTTTTTAAATCCTAATCTTTCATATAAATTACGTAAGTCCTCAATATTAGGCTCTTCTAGCTTAGTATCAGCAAGTGTCACTTCTACTGGAGAATCACGATCAATTGTTGCTAACTTTTTAGCTAAAATTGCCTTATCTTTATCATTAATTAGGTTCTCTTTTAACTTGGATTTTTTCATTTCATCCACATGTTCATAAAGTTTTTCAACAGAGCCATATTTTTGAATTAAACGTGAAGCTGTTTTCGGACCAACTTTAGTTACACCTGGATAGTTATCTGAATTGTCTCCCATCAGCGCTTTCATATCAATAAATTCAGTTGGCGTTACGCCATTAACTTCTTTCATATGTTCTGGCGTATATGCTTCAGTATCACCAACTCCATTTTTAGTTATTAAAACCGTGGTTTTATCAGAAGCAAGCTGAGTTAAATCACGATCCCCAGTTACAATATCAACAGTGTAGCCTGCTTCTTCCCCCATTTTAGAAAGTGTGCCAATAATATCGTCTGCTTCATAATTTTTTAGCTCATAGCTCTTTATTCCTAAATCTTTAAGCATTTCACGAATTACAGGCAATTGTTCTGATAATTCACTTGGAGTTTTTTGTCGACCGCCTTTATAATCCTGATACATCTTAGTTCTAAAAGTTACTTTTCCTGCATCAAACGCAACTAATACATTGCTTGGATCAGTCTGCTTCATAATCGCATCAAGCATATTCTTAAAAGTAAAAATTGCATTTGTATGTAACCCATCTGGACTAGTAAAGCGATCAAGCTGACGGTATAAAGCATAAAAGGCACGAAAGGCCACAGAGTTACCGTCAATTAAAAGTAATTTCTTTTGTGCCATCTTTTTCTCCTTAAATAAAAAAACTGTCAAATAGTCTCTTACCTATTTTAACAGTTTTTCTTACATGATTTAATTATCTACATTTGTTTTGAACCTTAAATCCTAAAATGGATTATTTTCATCAACAATTCTATGGTAATTATCAGGATCAGTATCGCCTTCTGTACTTAATACTACAATGCTTGAATTTTGATCAAGACCTAATTCAGTACGTTCTTTACCTAAATCTGGATTAGATAAAATTTCATAAACATAAGCAAAACCAGCAGCACCCGATTCACCAGAAACTACCTTAGGATCACCATCAAGTGGGTGACCTAAACGTGCCATTCCTTCTGCATCAACGTCTTCACTTAATGTTCCATAAAACTTGGCGCTATCACGAATTATTGGCCACGCAGTAATACTTGGCGTTTGACAGTTTAAACCAGCCATCATTGTTTTAGTCAACCCTTCTAAATGGTGACGCTTACCATCACCCTTTTGAGCTGATAAATAGTAGCAAGCTACTGTTTCAGGCTCAACAATTGTAATTACGGGCAATTCTTCAGGTTTCATTCTTTCTTCTAAACCTAAAATAATCCCAGCTGCAAGAGAACCCACACCAGCTTGTAAAAAGATATGAGTTGGCTTTTCTTTTATTTGATGTAAAAATTCGTCAACAATTAAACCATATCCCTTGATAATCCAGCCTGGGATCTTCTCATAACCTTCCCAGGCAGTATCTTGAATCATAATTCCATTAGGGTCTTTTTCACAGAGTTCCTTAACTTCTTTAACGGTATTGTCATAATTTTTATCAGTAATTTCAACTTCTGTATTTTGAATCTTGCGGATGTGATCAGCACGAATTTCTTTTGAGCCTTTAGGCATCTTGATTACTGCATGAGTTCCAAGCTTACTTGCTGCCCAAGCAATTCCGCGTCCGTGATTACCATCAGTAGCAGTATAGAAAGTAATTTCTTCTGCTAACTTTTTAACCTCAGGTTTCATTAATTCATCATAGGTAAGCTTTTCCACATCAAGGCCAGCTTTTTCAGCAATACAACAAGCCATGGCATAAAGACCGCCTGCGCCTTTAAAAGAATTAATACCAAAGCGACTACTTTCATCTTTAACAGCAATTTCTGCAACATTTAATTGCTTAGCCAAATTAGTCAATTCTTTAAGTTCAGTTGGCTTGTAATAAGGAACTGAGTTAAAGAAAGTTTCTACTTCATGGTCATCTTTTAACTCTGGAGCTTTAAAGGAAAAAGGTGACTTTAATAACTGAATATTTTTCATAATTATACCTCATAAACGTTAACTAATGACTTTAAGTCCAGTTTATCATTCTTTATTTACGCTTAATCATTTTTATTACGTACTTGAGTATATTTCATAAAAATAGCGATGATAATTAACACGAGAACTAATAAGAAAATATAAGCTAAATGAGTACCATGAGCAGTTGGAATTGCGCCTTTTGATCCAGCCTTTCTTTGCGCAAACGCCACAAAAGCAGCAGTTGTTGATGTACCAACCGCACCAGCAAATTCTTGTAAAGTATTCAAAATTGCATTGCCTTGGGTTACTTCACTTTTTTCAAGATGATCAAGCGCATCAGTCATAACGCATCCCATCATCATTCCCATTCCACCCATATAGAAAATATAAATAAATAGAATAAGAAGATTACTTAAATTACTTGTAAAAATGGTAAAAATAAGCAGTTCTAGCAACATAAAACTAGACCCAATTAAAATCGGTTTTCTTGCACCATATCGATCAAGCAAACTTCCACCAAATGGAGCTAAAAATGCACCAGCAAAACCAGCTGGTAAAACAACTAATCCAGCAATTAAAGCAGAATCTCCATTAACTAATTGAATATAGTTTGGTAATAAAAAGGCATTGCCTAATGAAATAATTTGGATTAAGAAAAATCCTATAGCGTGAGCAGCAAAAAATTTGTTTTTAAATAAATTTAAGTCTAAAACTGGATCGTTAATTCTATTTGAACGATAGACTAACAACCCTAAAGAAACTAAGGCAATTAAAATAGCTCCTAAACAATTAAAGGCAAAATAATTTCCAGTGCTCAAATTGCTAAAGCCCAAAATCATTCCAATAAAAAAGATTGCGATTAATAGCATACTTAAAAGATCAAACTTAACTTCTCTCAGTTGCGATTTTTGTCTAATTCCTCCAATTCCAAGTACCAATGAAATCAAGATAAAGGGAATCATAATATAAAAGATCCAGCGCCAACCTAAGTGAGTTACAACAAGACCACCAAACGTTGGCCCTAGAGCTGGTGCAATACCAGTAATCATATTTCCAATCCCCATCATTACTCCAACTCGACTTTTTGGTACCTGTTCCATAATGATATTAAACATTAAAGGAAGGGCGATCCCAGTCCCTAGCCCTTCAACAATTCGACCAAGTAATAAAAATTCAAAATTAGGCGCACATGCACCAATAATTAAGCCACTTAAATATAATAAATTCGCTGTGATAAATAACTTTTTTGTTTTAAAGTGAGCCTTCAAATTTGCTGATAAAGGTACAATAATCGAAATAGTTAACAAATAAATT of the Lactobacillus gasseri ATCC 33323 = JCM 1131 genome contains:
- a CDS encoding MFS transporter, giving the protein MTKEKIPKHVLAAIFATGILSFSGVIIETSMNIAFPTLMKEFNLATNTVQWLTSIYLLTISIIVPLSANLKAHFKTKKLFITANLLYLSGLIIGACAPNFEFLLLGRIVEGLGTGIALPLMFNIIMEQVPKSRVGVMMGIGNMITGIAPALGPTFGGLVVTHLGWRWIFYIMIPFILISLVLGIGGIRQKSQLREVKFDLLSMLLIAIFFIGMILGFSNLSTGNYFAFNCLGAILIALVSLGLLVYRSNRINDPVLDLNLFKNKFFAAHAIGFFLIQIISLGNAFLLPNYIQLVNGDSALIAGLVVLPAGFAGAFLAPFGGSLLDRYGARKPILIGSSFMLLELLIFTIFTSNLSNLLILFIYIFYMGGMGMMMGCVMTDALDHLEKSEVTQGNAILNTLQEFAGAVGTSTTAAFVAFAQRKAGSKGAIPTAHGTHLAYIFLLVLVLIIIAIFMKYTQVRNKND
- the polA gene encoding DNA polymerase I — protein: MAQKKLLLIDGNSVAFRAFYALYRQLDRFTSPDGLHTNAIFTFKNMLDAIMKQTDPSNVLVAFDAGKVTFRTKMYQDYKGGRQKTPSELSEQLPVIREMLKDLGIKSYELKNYEADDIIGTLSKMGEEAGYTVDIVTGDRDLTQLASDKTTVLITKNGVGDTEAYTPEHMKEVNGVTPTEFIDMKALMGDNSDNYPGVTKVGPKTASRLIQKYGSVEKLYEHVDEMKKSKLKENLINDKDKAILAKKLATIDRDSPVEVTLADTKLEEPNIEDLRNLYERLGFKKFLAELGASGVSAGKQESEKYEYLELTRENIADLDKINEKEVTFYLAMLGDNYHLAPLEGFSLKVSDKIYVSKDVVLLQEAPLRQMLEDKKIKKNVFDIKRTYVGLHRLDIDAEGLDYDMLLASYLVNNENNSNDLGEVAHLYDDYSVKTDLEVYGKGKKQAVPEDDEFFEHLAAKVAVIEKLKQPLLEKLKDHEQDDLYETIEIPVAFVLAKMEITGIKVEASVLNQLGNDFAVKLQELEHKIYQQAGEEFNLNSPKQLGHILFEKLNLPPIKKTKTGYSTSVEVLEQLKMKSPIVSEILDYRQIAKIQNTYVKGLLECIQPDSRIHTRYLQTLTATGRLSSVDPNLQNIPTRTDEGKQIRKAFVPSTKDGYIFSCDYSQVELRVLAHVSGDEHMQEAFKSGYDIHAHTAMKIFHLDSPDEVTPLMRRHAKAVNFGIVYGISDYGLSKNLGISRKQAKTFIDNYFEQYPQIKDYMDKAIKKARENGYAETIMHRRRYLPDIHSKNFNVRSFAERTAINSPIQGSAADIIKIAMINMQKKLDELHLKTKMVLQVHDELIFDVPKDELDTIKKIVPEVMQSAVKLDVPLIADSNWGHNWYDAK
- a CDS encoding diaminopropionate ammonia-lyase, translated to MKNIQLLKSPFSFKAPELKDDHEVETFFNSVPYYKPTELKELTNLAKQLNVAEIAVKDESSRFGINSFKGAGGLYAMACCIAEKAGLDVEKLTYDELMKPEVKKLAEEITFYTATDGNHGRGIAWAASKLGTHAVIKMPKGSKEIRADHIRKIQNTEVEITDKNYDNTVKEVKELCEKDPNGIMIQDTAWEGYEKIPGWIIKGYGLIVDEFLHQIKEKPTHIFLQAGVGSLAAGIILGLEERMKPEELPVITIVEPETVACYYLSAQKGDGKRHHLEGLTKTMMAGLNCQTPSITAWPIIRDSAKFYGTLSEDVDAEGMARLGHPLDGDPKVVSGESGAAGFAYVYEILSNPDLGKERTELGLDQNSSIVVLSTEGDTDPDNYHRIVDENNPF